The proteins below are encoded in one region of Populus alba chromosome 2, ASM523922v2, whole genome shotgun sequence:
- the LOC118052681 gene encoding synaptotagmin-2, which translates to MGILSSILGFCGFGIGTSIGIVIGYYMFIYFQPTDVKDPVLRPLIEQDSKTLQRLLPEIPQWVKNPDYDRVDWLNKLIENMWPYINTAICKTARNIAKPIIAEQIPKYKIDSVEFETLTLGSLPPNFPGMKVYVTDEKELIMEPVVKWAGNPDITIAVKAFGLKATVQVVDLQVFAAPRITLKPLLPVFPCFANIYVSLLEKPHVDFGLKLLGADAMSIPGLYKFVQELIKDQVANMYLWPKCLVVPIMDPSKAMKRPVGILAVKVLRAMKLKKKDLLGASDPYVKLKLTEDKHHSNKTTVKHKNLNPEWNEEFNITVKDPESQALEVLVYDWEQVGKHDRMGMNVIPLKELTPDEPKVLTLDLLKNMDPNDVQNEKPRGQIVVELVYKPFKEDEIPKDIDDPNAVAKAPEGTPAGGGLFVVIVHEAQDVEGKHHTNPYARLLFKGEEKRTKQVKKSRDPRWEEEFQFMLEDAPTNERLHVEVVSSSSRMGLLHPKENLGYVVINLADVVNNKRINEKYHLIDSKNGRIQVELQWRTS; encoded by the exons aTGGGAATTCTGAGCAGTATATTGGGATTCTGTGGATTTGGAATAGGAACATCAATTGGGATTGTAATTGGCTACTATATGTTCATCTATTTTCAGCCAACTGATGTTAAG GATCCTGTACTCCGTCCTTTGATTGAACAAGACTCAAAAACTTTGCAACGTTTGCTTCCAGAAATACCCCAGTGGGTGAAGAATCCAGATTATGATCGG GTTGACTGGCTTAACAAATTGATTGAGAACATGTGGCCTTACATAAATACG GCAATTTGCAAGACTGCAAGGAATATAGCAAAGCCCATTATTGCTGAGCAAATTCCAAAGTACAAAATTGACTCTGTTGAATTTGAAACACTTACCTTGGGCTCCCTGCCACCAAATTTTCCAG GAATGAAAGTTTATGTCACTGATGAGAAAGAGCTGATCATGGAACCAGTAGTGAAGTGGGCTGGGAATCCAGATATAACTATTGCGGTTAAAGCATTTGGTCTGAAAGCCACAGTTCAG GTGGTTGATTTGCAAGTATTTGCTGCTCCTCGTATCACCCTAAAGCCTTTGCTTCCAGTATTTCCTTGTTTTGCCAATATTTATGTGTCTCTTCTAGAGAAG CCACATGTTGACTTTGGATTGAAATTGCTTGGAGCAGATGCTATGTCCATTCCCGGCCTGTATAAATTTGTCCag GAGCTTATCAAAGATCAGGTTGCAAATATGTATTTATGGCCAAAATGCCTGGTAGTACCAATCATGGATCCTTCAAA AGCCATGAAGCGACCTGTTGGGATACTCGCTGTGAAGGTTCTGAGGGCAATGAAGCTTAAAAAGAAAGATCTGTTAGGGGCATCAGACCCATATGTGAAATTAAAGCTTACCGAAGATAAGCatcattcaaataaaacaacTGTTAAACACAAAAACTTGAACCCTGAATGGAATGAGGAGTTCAATATCACTGTTAAAGACCCGGAATCTCAAGCCTTGGAGGTTCTTGTCTATGATTGGGAACAG GTTGGCAAACATGACAGGATGGGTATGAATGTCATTCCACTGAAAGAGCTGACTCCTGATGAACCGAAAGTTCTTACACTTGATCTGCTAAAAAATATGGACCCAAATGATGTTCAAAATGAGAAACCACGCGGACAGATTGTTGTTGAATTGGTATACAAACCTTTTAAGGAAGATGAGATACCAAAAGACATCGATGATCCAAATGCGGTGGCAAAAGCTCCTGAAGGTACACCTGCTGGTGGTGGTCTGTTTGTAGTTATTGTGCACGAAGCTCAAGATGTGGAAGGAAAACACCACACAAATCCTTACGCTCGATTACTTTTCAAAGGGGAGGAGAAAAGAACTAAG CAAGTGAAGAAAAGCAGAGATCCGAGATGGGAAGAAGAGTTTCAGTTCATGCTGGAGGATGCACCCACGAATGAAAGACTTCATGTGGAAGTTGTTAGCTCCTCCTCGAGGATGGGTCTATTGCATCCTAAG GAAAACCTGGGTTATGTGGTGATAAACCTAGCAGATGTAGTAAACAACAAGAGAATCAACGAGAAGTACCATCTCATTGACTCCAAGAACGGCCGAATCCAAGTTGAGCTGCAATGGAGAACATCTTAA
- the LOC118052683 gene encoding uncharacterized protein, whose product MGTLLCFLLPFLVLLFTACSGYSELEVLLKLKSSMYGHDGTGLEDWVASPTSPSAHCFFSGVTCDESSRVVSLNLSFRHLPGSIPPEIGLLNKLVNLTLANDNLTGELPVEIAMLKSLRILNISGNAIGGSFSGKITPGMTQLEVLDIYNNNCSGPLPIEIANLKKLKHLHLGGNFFSGKIPEEYSEIMSLEFLGLSGNDLSGKVPSSLSKLKNLKSLCIGYYNHYEGGIPPEFGSLSNLELLDMGSCNLNGEIPSTLGQLTHLHSLFLQFNNLTGYIPSELSGLISLKSLDLSINNLTGEIPESFSALKNLTLINIFQNKLHGPIPDFVGDFPNLEVLQVWGNNFTFELPKQLGRNGKLMYLDVSYNHLTGLVPRDLCKGGKLKTLILMNNFFIGSLPEEIGQCKSLHKIRIICNLFTGTIPAGIFNLPLVTQIELSHNYFSGELPPEISGDALGSLSVSDNRITGRIPPAIGNLKSLQFLSLEMNRLSGEIPDEIFSLKILSKISIRANNISGEIPASMFHCTSLTSVDFSQNSISGEIPNEITKLKDLSILDLSRNQLTGQLPSEIRYMTSLTTLNLSYNNLFGRIPSVGQFLAFNDSSFLGNPNLCAARNDSCSFGGHGHRRSFNTSKLMITVIALVTALLLIAVAVYRLRKKNLQKSRAWKLTAFQRLDFKAEDVLECLKEENIIGKGGAGIVYRGSMPEGIDHVAIKRLVGRGTGRSDHGFSAEIQTLGRIRHRNIVRLLGYVSNKDTNLLLYEYMPNGSLGELLHGSKGGHLQWETRYRIAVEAAKGLCYLHHDCSPLIIHRDVKSNNILLDSDFEAHVADFGLAKFLQDAGASECMSAIAGSYGYIAPEYAYTLKVDEKSDVYSFGVVLLELIAGRKPVGEFGDGVDIVRWVRKTTSELSQPSDAASVLAVVDPRLSGHPPTGAIHLFKIAMLCVKDESSDRPTMREVVHMLTNPPQSAPSLLTL is encoded by the exons ATGGGAACTCTTctgtgttttcttcttccttttcttgtaCTGCTGTTCACTGCTTGCAGTGGATACAGTGAACTTGAAGTCCTCTTGAAGCTGAAATCTTCCATGTACGGACATGATGGCACTGGCCTTGAAGATTGGGTGGCTTCTCCTACATCTCCTTCGGCTCATTGTTTCTTCTCTGGAGTCACGTGTGATGAGAGCTCACGTGTGGTGTCACTTAATTTGTCGTTCAGACATCTTCCTGGTTCAATTCCTCCAGAGATTGGGTTGTTGAACAAGCTTGTGAATCTTACTTTGGCCAATGATAATCTTACGGGGGAACTTCCTGTGGAGATAGCCATGCTTAAATCTCTCAGGATTTTGAACATTTCTGGCAATGCTATTGGTGGGAGTTTCTCTGGAAAGATCACTCCTGGCATGACACAGCTTGAGGTTCTTGATATTTACAACAATAATTGCTCGGGTCCACTGCCAATTGAAATTGCAAACCTGAAAAAACTCAAGCATCTTCACCTGGGAGGGAATTTCTTTTCTGGTAAAATACCAGAGGAGTACTCGGAGATTATGAGCTTGGAGTTCTTAGGCTTGAGTGGTAATGACCTTTCAGGCAAAGTTCCTTCTAGCTTGTCTAAGCTGAAGAATCTCAAGAGCTTGTGCATTGGGTACTATAACCATTACGAAGGAGGTATTCCACCTGAATTTGGATCATTGAGTAATCTTGAACTTCTTGACATGGGTTCTTGCAACCTTAATGGTGAGATTCCTTCTACTCTAGGCCAATTAACCCATCTGCATTCGCTGtttcttcaattcaataatCTCACTGGATATATCCCTTCGGAATTATCTGGTCTAATTAGCTTGAAATCACTTGATCTTTCAATCAACAACCTCACTGGGGAGATACCCGAGAGTTTTTCAGCTTTGAAAAACTTAACACTCATCAATATCTTTCAAAACAAGCTGCACGGTCCAATCCCAGACTTTGTTGGTGATTTTCCAAACCTTGAGGTGCTTCAGGTTTGGGGAAACAACTTCACATTTGAGCTTCCAAAACAGCTCGGCCGGAATGGGAAGCTGATGTATCTGGATGTGTCATATAATCACTTGACAGGATTGGTTCCTCGGGACTTATGCAAGGGAGGGAAATTGAAGACGTTGATTCTCATGAATAATTTCTTCATTGGATCACTTCCTGAAGAAATTGGCCAGTGCAAGTCCTTGCACAAAATCAGAATCATTTGTAATCTCTTTACAGGCACTATCCCTGCTGGGATCTTTAATTTACCTTTGGTGACCCAAATTGAGTTGAGCCATAACTATTTCTCCGGCGAGCTTCCACCGGAGATTTCAGGAGATGCACTAGGCTCTCTTTCGGTTTCTGACAATCGGATTACTGGTAGAATCCCCCCGGCTATTGGGAATTTGAAGAGTTTGCAGTTTCTATCTCTGGAAATGAACAGACTTTCTGGTGAAATTCCTGATGAAATCTTCAGTCTGAAGATCCTCTCCAAGATCAGCATCCGTGCCAACAACATTAGCGGTGAAATCCCAGCTTCTATGTTCCACTGCACATCACTTACATCCGTTGATTTCAGTCAAAACAGCATCAGTGGGGAGATTCCAAACGAGATTACTAAACTGAAGGATTTGAGTATTCTTGATCTCTCTCGAAATCAGCTTACTGGTCAACTACCAAGTGAAATTCGATACATGACAAGTCTTACAACTCTAAACCTCTCCTACAACAATTTATTTGGCCGGATCCCTTCTGTCGGCCAATTCCTGGCGTTCAATGACAGCTCATTTCTTGGAAATCCAAATCTCTGTGCAGCAAGAAATGACTCTTGCTCATTTGGTGGTCATGGCCATAGAAGGTCCTTTAATACTTCAAAGCTAATGATCACTGTCATTGCTCTTGTCACTGCGTTGCTGTTAATAGCAGTGGCAGTTTACAGATTGAGAAAGAAGAATCTGCAGAAATCACGGGCCTGGAAGCTCACTGCATTCCAAAGGCTCGATTTCAAAGCAGAGGATGTGCTCGAGTGCTTGAAAGAGGAAAACATTATAGGCAAAGGTGGCGCTGGGATTGTCTACCGTGGGTCAATGCCAGAGGGTATTGATCATGTAGCTATCAAACGACTTGTTGGTAGAGGCACCGGACGAAGCGACCATGGCTTCTCAGCCGAGATCCAAACACTTGGAAGGATCAGGCACCGAAATATTGTAAGGCTGCTGGGGTACGTATCAAATAAGGATACCAACTTGCTGTTGTATGAGTACATGCCAAATGGGAGCTTAGGAGAGCTTTTGCATGGTTCAAAGGGAGGCCATTTGCAGTGGGAAACCAGGTACAGAATTGCCGTGGAGGCTGCCAAGGGACTCTGTTATCTTCACCATGATTGCTCTCCTTTGATTATACATAGGGATGTGAAGTCCAATAACATATTACTTGATTCGGATTTTGAGGCTCATGTTGCTGATTTTGGGCTGGCCAAGTTCTTGCAAGATGCAGGTGCATCAGAATGCATGTCCGCTATTGCTGGCTCCTATGGTTACATTGCTCCAG AATACGCTTACACATTGAAAGTGGACGAAAAAAGTGATGTTTACAGCTTTGGTGTTGTGCTGCTGGAGCTGATAGCAGGGAGGAAGCCAGTAGGGGAGTTTGGAGATGGCGTGGACATAGTGAGATGGGTCAGGAAGACCACGTCAGAGCTATCTCAGCCATCCGATGCAGCTTCAGTCTTGGCAGTTGTGGACCCCAGGCTTAGTGGGCACCCTCCAACAGGTGCCATTCACCTGTTTAAGATAGCAATGTTGTGTGTAAAAGATGAGAGCTCGGACCGGCCTACCATGAGGGAAGTGGTTCACATGCTCACCAATCCTCCACAGTCAGCCCCAAGCCTCCTCACCCTCTAG